The following are from one region of the Sulfurimicrobium lacus genome:
- a CDS encoding sulfite exporter TauE/SafE family protein → MDWLSVSFPVSGVHTWLWLPPLVAFVLSFFCSMVGISGAFLLMPFQMSALGFAGPSASATNLVFNLFATPGGVWRYVREGRMFWALAGLITLGSLPGIVLGFYLRVLYLPDAARFKLFVGVVLLLLSWRLLAEFVPWKSTRQQAATIASSPDMSLRIRHAGLKRVTFVFQGEEHGFSTFAMLALAFVVGIIGGTYGIGGGAIIAPFCIAVFRLPVHAVAGAALAGTFATSLAGVAVYSFLPLPGGGYAAPDWWLGSLFGLGGLAGMYLGAAFQRHVPQRVLKGALGVLLAGLGGFNLL, encoded by the coding sequence ATGGACTGGCTGAGTGTTTCCTTCCCTGTTTCCGGCGTTCATACCTGGCTGTGGCTGCCGCCCCTGGTGGCCTTCGTGCTCTCGTTTTTCTGCTCCATGGTCGGCATCTCCGGTGCCTTTCTGCTGATGCCGTTCCAGATGAGCGCGCTGGGTTTCGCCGGTCCCTCCGCCAGCGCCACCAACCTGGTGTTCAACCTGTTCGCCACGCCCGGTGGCGTGTGGCGCTATGTGCGCGAAGGGCGGATGTTCTGGGCGCTGGCGGGGCTCATCACCCTGGGCTCGTTGCCCGGCATCGTGCTGGGGTTCTATCTGCGCGTCCTGTATTTGCCGGACGCGGCACGCTTCAAACTGTTCGTCGGCGTGGTCTTGTTGCTTCTGAGCTGGCGTTTGCTGGCCGAATTCGTGCCGTGGAAATCTACAAGGCAGCAAGCCGCCACTATTGCTTCGTCCCCGGACATGAGCCTGCGCATCCGGCATGCCGGATTAAAGCGGGTGACATTCGTCTTCCAGGGCGAGGAGCACGGATTCAGCACCTTCGCCATGCTGGCCCTCGCCTTCGTGGTGGGCATCATCGGCGGCACCTACGGCATCGGCGGCGGGGCGATCATCGCGCCGTTCTGCATCGCGGTATTCCGCCTGCCGGTGCATGCGGTGGCAGGCGCGGCGCTGGCGGGGACTTTCGCTACTTCGCTTGCCGGGGTGGCGGTCTACTCCTTCCTGCCGCTGCCGGGCGGCGGGTATGCCGCACCCGACTGGTGGCTGGGCAGCCTGTTCGGCCTGGGCGGACTGGCCGGGATGTACCTGGGCGCGGCTTTCCAGCGGCATGTTCCGCAACGGGTGCTGAAAGGGGCGCTGGGCGTGCTGCTCGCCGGTTTGGGCGGGTTTAATTTGTTGTGA
- a CDS encoding ATP-binding protein has translation MMRLLPQSLFSRMVLILLGGLILVQSFNVSFHLRERDRLLFRSNSLEAAQRIADTIRLLNSLSPAERQKLGATLNSSTLSVSLAPRSPSQEPQNPDNTAQAAGFAGMLHDLLGESPSVEVTVSETDQHLQPQQKIAFTAETHLQDGTFVSIEARPSGEAFPLPPHLVFSLLILFAAVIFLSLLAVRLATRPLDTLASAAEKLGKDINSPPLLETGPTEVRRAAHAFNTMQSRLVSYLRERTRVLAAMSHDLKTPITRLRLRAELLEDDDLRTKFVKDLEEMESLVSATLDFMRGVENPEPVQPVDIMALLESLQADAAEIGQQVRLSGIAAQPYPCKPAALKRCLGNLIDNAVKYGKSATVTVNDQDTQLQIHIQDQGQGIPEAELERVFEPFYRLENSRSRDTGGTGLGLGIARNIARMHGGDLLLCNPQGGGLEAILTLPWG, from the coding sequence ATGATGCGACTGTTGCCTCAATCCCTCTTCAGCCGCATGGTTCTGATCCTGCTCGGCGGCCTGATTCTGGTGCAATCGTTCAACGTTTCTTTCCACTTGCGCGAGCGCGATCGTTTGCTGTTTCGCTCGAACAGCCTGGAGGCGGCGCAACGCATTGCCGACACCATCCGGCTGCTGAATTCACTGTCCCCCGCCGAGCGGCAAAAGCTCGGCGCAACGCTCAATTCTTCAACGCTATCGGTTTCCCTCGCCCCCCGCTCCCCCAGCCAGGAACCCCAGAACCCTGACAACACAGCCCAGGCCGCCGGTTTCGCCGGAATGCTGCACGACCTGCTTGGGGAAAGCCCTTCAGTCGAAGTCACGGTTTCCGAAACGGATCAGCATCTTCAACCACAACAAAAAATCGCCTTCACTGCAGAGACACACCTGCAAGACGGGACTTTTGTATCCATCGAAGCACGCCCGAGCGGTGAAGCCTTTCCCCTGCCACCCCATCTGGTTTTCAGTCTGCTGATCCTGTTCGCCGCAGTGATTTTTCTTTCGCTGCTCGCCGTGCGCCTCGCCACACGCCCCCTTGACACCCTCGCCAGCGCAGCCGAAAAGCTGGGCAAGGACATCAACAGCCCGCCCCTGTTGGAAACAGGTCCGACCGAAGTGCGTCGCGCAGCGCATGCCTTCAACACCATGCAATCACGCCTGGTCAGCTATCTCCGGGAACGCACGCGGGTTCTCGCCGCCATGTCGCACGACCTGAAAACCCCCATCACCCGCTTGCGGCTCCGGGCCGAACTGCTGGAGGACGACGATCTCAGAACAAAATTCGTAAAGGATCTGGAGGAAATGGAGTCTCTGGTTTCCGCCACCCTGGATTTCATGCGCGGCGTGGAAAACCCGGAGCCGGTGCAACCCGTGGACATCATGGCCTTGCTGGAAAGTCTCCAGGCAGACGCAGCGGAAATCGGCCAGCAAGTCAGGCTGTCAGGCATCGCTGCCCAGCCCTATCCCTGCAAGCCTGCGGCCCTGAAGCGATGCCTGGGAAATCTGATCGACAACGCCGTCAAATACGGGAAAAGCGCCACCGTCACCGTGAACGACCAGGACACACAACTGCAAATCCATATCCAAGACCAAGGCCAGGGCATTCCGGAGGCCGAACTCGAACGGGTATTCGAGCCCTTTTATCGCCTGGAAAATTCACGCAGCCGCGATACCGGTGGCACCGGCCTGGGCTTGGGCATCGCGCGCAACATCGCCCGGATGCACGGTGGCGACCTGTTGCTATGTAACCCTCAGGGCGGCGGGCTTGAGGCGATCCTGACGTTGCCCTGGGGGTAA
- a CDS encoding response regulator, giving the protein MTTPEHILIVDDDAEIRSLLGDYLQKNGYRTTAVAEGKGMLTALDKGRVDLIVLDLMLPGDDGLVLCRNLRARSDIPVIMLTARGEDLDRILGLEMGADDYLSKPFNPRELLARIKSILRRAKALPGNMEAGDAARVSFAGWELDTVSRQLVSPQGVVVPLSGSEFRLLRIFLNHPNRVLSRDQLMDMMRGRETDPFERSIDVQVSRLRHRLADDAKEPALIKTVRCEGYVLAVQVETGK; this is encoded by the coding sequence ATGACGACACCTGAACACATTCTTATCGTGGACGACGATGCCGAAATCCGCAGCCTGCTGGGTGATTACCTGCAGAAAAACGGCTATCGGACCACCGCCGTGGCGGAAGGCAAGGGTATGCTGACGGCGCTGGATAAGGGGCGTGTGGATTTGATCGTGCTCGACCTGATGCTGCCCGGAGACGATGGCCTGGTGCTATGCCGTAATCTGCGGGCGCGCTCGGACATCCCGGTGATCATGCTCACCGCCCGTGGCGAGGATCTGGATCGCATCCTCGGCCTGGAAATGGGCGCCGACGATTACCTGTCCAAGCCATTCAACCCGCGTGAACTGCTGGCGCGTATCAAGAGCATTCTGCGCCGGGCAAAGGCCTTGCCGGGAAACATGGAAGCCGGCGATGCGGCCCGGGTTAGCTTTGCCGGATGGGAGCTTGACACCGTCTCGCGCCAACTGGTCTCGCCGCAAGGGGTGGTGGTTCCGCTGAGCGGTTCCGAATTCCGCCTGTTGCGGATATTCCTCAATCACCCCAACCGGGTTCTCAGCCGGGATCAACTCATGGACATGATGCGGGGACGGGAAACGGATCCTTTCGAAAGAAGCATCGACGTTCAGGTGAGCCGGCTCCGCCACCGCCTGGCCGACGATGCCAAGGAACCCGCCCTCATCAAGACGGTGCGGTGTGAGGGCTACGTCCTGGCGGTACAGGTGGAAACGGGAAAATGA
- a CDS encoding cytochrome c has product MKPPHNLVLNFVASAWLLFTMTGVHAAEPLVLQNVMKDLGKNMQTITDGVSREDWELVEKTAPLIADHPQPPMSEKMRIMGFMGSNMGKFKAYDGETHDQALAIGKAARAKDGQGIILSFQKLQTSCYNCHSEFRKPIVEHFYGKKDAAQ; this is encoded by the coding sequence ATGAAACCTCCCCACAATCTTGTCCTTAATTTTGTCGCATCGGCCTGGTTGTTATTCACCATGACTGGCGTGCACGCGGCTGAGCCACTCGTCTTGCAGAATGTCATGAAGGACCTTGGCAAGAACATGCAGACCATCACCGACGGCGTTTCCCGAGAAGACTGGGAACTGGTGGAGAAAACCGCGCCCCTGATCGCCGATCATCCCCAGCCGCCGATGTCTGAAAAAATGCGCATCATGGGCTTCATGGGCAGCAACATGGGCAAGTTCAAAGCTTATGACGGTGAAACGCACGATCAGGCGTTGGCCATCGGCAAGGCAGCCAGGGCCAAGGACGGCCAGGGCATCATTCTCTCCTTCCAGAAACTCCAGACCAGTTGCTACAACTGCCACAGCGAATTCCGCAAGCCGATTGTGGAGCATTTCTACGGCAAGAAAGATGCCGCCCAGTGA
- a CDS encoding TolC family outer membrane protein — protein sequence MKRVILTFLISSTLAPTSQAADTTNLMSVYRQALACDAVFASASASYQAAREKLPQGLAQLLPNVNLSASTTWNGLDVSYSGATSLPSGKRDYNSNAYTVSLNQPLYRIQNWKQYEIAKVQVGQAEMQLALAQQDLMLRVAQAYFDVLLAQANATLAAAQKQAIKEQLAQARRNFEVGTATITDTHEAQARHDLAEAAEIAASNELEVRKRALERIIGKAPGPLAGVEENFPLLLPEPNDMNQWVKTAEQQSLPVQIQRATSEIAKREVERNRGAHQPTLDLVASYSDGSASGSLYGVASDTRASAIGVQLNFPLYQGGSVNSRVREAVANQEKANHDLEQTLRQAEYATREAFLGVASGMAQVKAYKQARISSQSSLDSSRLGMEVGVRTFVDVLNAQQQLFSTSRDLNKAVYDYLLSRLKLKQASGSLSEEDLQQLNLLLK from the coding sequence ATGAAACGCGTGATCCTGACCTTCCTCATCAGCAGCACCCTTGCCCCCACAAGCCAGGCCGCCGACACGACCAACCTGATGAGCGTCTATCGCCAAGCACTCGCCTGCGATGCCGTCTTCGCCTCTGCCAGTGCGTCCTATCAAGCCGCCCGGGAAAAACTGCCGCAAGGCCTTGCGCAGTTGCTGCCCAACGTCAATTTGAGTGCCAGCACCACGTGGAACGGGCTGGATGTCTCCTACTCGGGTGCAACCTCGCTGCCCAGCGGAAAACGGGATTACAACTCCAACGCGTATACCGTTTCCCTGAATCAGCCCCTTTACCGCATCCAGAACTGGAAACAATATGAAATTGCAAAAGTCCAGGTTGGGCAGGCGGAAATGCAGCTTGCCCTCGCACAACAGGATTTGATGCTGCGCGTCGCACAAGCCTATTTCGACGTATTGCTGGCCCAGGCCAATGCCACCCTTGCGGCTGCTCAAAAGCAGGCGATCAAGGAGCAGCTGGCCCAAGCCAGGCGCAACTTCGAGGTCGGCACCGCGACCATTACCGATACCCACGAAGCCCAGGCCAGGCATGATCTGGCGGAAGCCGCCGAAATTGCCGCCAGCAACGAACTGGAAGTGAGAAAACGGGCGCTGGAAAGAATCATCGGCAAGGCGCCCGGCCCGCTCGCCGGCGTGGAAGAAAATTTCCCGCTTCTGCTGCCCGAACCCAACGACATGAATCAATGGGTGAAAACAGCGGAGCAGCAAAGCCTGCCCGTGCAGATTCAGCGTGCAACGAGCGAAATCGCCAAGCGGGAGGTGGAGCGCAATCGGGGGGCACACCAACCCACCCTCGATCTGGTCGCAAGCTATTCCGATGGATCGGCCAGCGGCAGTCTTTACGGCGTCGCCAGCGACACCCGAGCCTCCGCGATCGGGGTCCAGTTGAACTTCCCTCTTTATCAGGGCGGCAGCGTCAATTCCAGGGTCAGGGAAGCTGTCGCCAATCAGGAAAAGGCCAACCACGATCTGGAACAAACGTTGCGTCAGGCCGAGTACGCCACGCGTGAAGCCTTCCTCGGCGTCGCCAGCGGCATGGCGCAGGTCAAGGCGTACAAACAGGCTCGTATTTCCAGCCAGAGTTCACTGGACTCCTCCAGGCTGGGCATGGAAGTGGGGGTACGCACCTTCGTCGATGTGCTCAACGCGCAGCAACAACTCTTCAGCACCAGCCGCGACCTTAACAAGGCAGTCTACGATTACCTCCTCAGCCGGCTGAAACTCAAGCAGGCCAGCGGTTCCCTGAGTGAGGAAGATTTGCAGCAGCTTAACCTGCTGCTGAAATAG
- a CDS encoding efflux RND transporter periplasmic adaptor subunit — MKIPFTLPRQAWFAIFAVALLLALGWVATSSGPLAPIKVTVTKVARGEVAPALFGIGTVEARRAYLIGPTSAGRVRSVLVDVGDSVKAGQLLAEMDPVDLDARVTSAAAATARAGSAVTTAQAQMRDAKSRQALAAGEARRYVDLARQGFVSQSVVDGKLQQQQSADAQLAAAESALTSARQDLARLDADREGAKQQRGNIRLEAPADGVVTSRDAETGSTVVAGQAVLKLIDPASLWVKTRLDQSRSSGLQVGLPADITLRSKARESFAGKVVRIEPNSDSVTEERLAQVAFDLMPQGVTSGEMAEVTLHPPALRDVLLIPNAALRQRGAKAGVWLRADGLLRFVPVKTGVEGIDGKMQIVEGVKAGDEVVVYSESDLKDDSRIKVVGSLAGKSQ, encoded by the coding sequence ATGAAAATCCCCTTTACCCTGCCACGTCAGGCCTGGTTTGCCATCTTTGCCGTTGCGCTGCTGCTGGCCCTGGGCTGGGTGGCCACCTCCAGCGGGCCGCTCGCACCGATCAAGGTGACCGTGACCAAGGTTGCCAGGGGGGAAGTGGCGCCCGCACTGTTCGGCATCGGCACGGTCGAGGCGCGGCGCGCCTATCTCATCGGGCCGACGTCCGCTGGACGGGTGAGAAGCGTGCTGGTGGATGTGGGAGACAGCGTGAAAGCAGGCCAGTTGCTGGCGGAAATGGACCCGGTGGACCTCGATGCGCGGGTGACTTCGGCCGCCGCGGCGACGGCCCGCGCGGGGAGCGCCGTGACGACGGCGCAAGCCCAGATGCGGGATGCGAAGAGCCGCCAGGCATTGGCTGCCGGCGAGGCGCGACGCTACGTCGACTTGGCGCGCCAAGGGTTCGTCAGCCAGAGCGTGGTGGATGGCAAGTTGCAGCAGCAGCAGTCCGCGGATGCCCAGCTTGCCGCCGCCGAGTCCGCTCTGACGAGCGCCCGGCAAGACCTGGCCCGACTGGATGCCGACCGCGAGGGGGCGAAGCAGCAACGGGGGAATATCCGCCTGGAGGCGCCCGCCGACGGCGTGGTGACTTCGCGTGATGCCGAGACCGGCTCCACCGTCGTGGCAGGGCAGGCGGTGCTCAAGCTGATAGACCCGGCCAGCCTGTGGGTCAAGACGCGGCTGGACCAGAGTAGATCATCCGGTTTGCAGGTGGGGCTGCCTGCCGACATCACGCTGCGCTCCAAGGCACGGGAATCCTTTGCAGGCAAGGTGGTTCGCATCGAGCCGAACAGCGACAGCGTGACCGAGGAGCGACTCGCCCAGGTGGCTTTTGATCTCATGCCGCAGGGGGTGACGAGTGGCGAAATGGCCGAGGTGACGCTGCACCCGCCTGCGCTTCGCGACGTGCTGCTGATCCCGAATGCAGCGCTGCGCCAGCGTGGCGCCAAAGCGGGTGTGTGGCTGCGCGCCGATGGACTGTTGCGTTTCGTGCCAGTGAAAACCGGCGTGGAAGGAATTGACGGCAAAATGCAGATCGTCGAGGGCGTGAAGGCGGGCGACGAGGTGGTTGTCTACAGCGAGAGCGATTTGAAGGACGACAGCCGCATCAAGGTGGTTGGTTCATTGGCTGGAAAATCCCAATGA
- a CDS encoding ABC transporter permease: MISLAGRDILHSWSKFVLTGLGLGLLIGVTFTMAGVYRGMVDDAKVLLNNSGADLWVVQKDTLGPYAESSSIHDDVYRGILGMPGVAQAANVTYLTMQVRKGSADVRAMVVGFEPGQPGEPGYLVAGRRVTRSHYEAVADVKSGFALGDRISIRRHDYAVVGLTRRMVSSGGDPMVFIPLMDAQEAQFLKDNDAIVNERVRTAANPALNRPGVPGLLDAVNASQTSNHNVNAVLVRVAEGRSAALVGRDIGRWKHLQVFDRAQMDEILVAKLIATSAKQIGMFLVILTIVSAAIVAFIIYTMTLGKIREIAVLKLIGTHNRTIAGMILQQALGLGLIGFAVGKIAATVWGPAFPKYVLLLPEDAVRGFVIVMVVCTLASTLAIRAALKVDPATAIGG; this comes from the coding sequence ATGATCAGCCTGGCCGGCCGCGACATCCTGCATTCCTGGAGCAAATTCGTTCTTACCGGACTGGGGCTCGGCCTGCTCATTGGCGTCACATTTACCATGGCGGGCGTCTACCGCGGCATGGTGGACGACGCCAAGGTGCTGCTCAACAACAGCGGCGCCGATCTGTGGGTGGTGCAAAAGGACACCTTGGGTCCCTATGCCGAGTCGTCCAGCATCCACGACGATGTCTACCGCGGCATTCTCGGCATGCCCGGCGTGGCCCAGGCCGCCAATGTCACCTATCTCACCATGCAGGTGCGCAAGGGCAGCGCCGATGTGCGCGCCATGGTGGTGGGTTTCGAGCCCGGCCAGCCGGGTGAGCCGGGCTACCTGGTGGCGGGCCGGCGCGTTACCCGCAGCCATTACGAGGCGGTTGCCGATGTCAAAAGCGGTTTCGCCCTGGGCGACCGCATCAGCATCCGCCGCCACGATTACGCCGTGGTCGGACTCACCCGGCGCATGGTGTCTTCCGGCGGCGACCCGATGGTGTTCATTCCACTCATGGATGCCCAGGAAGCGCAGTTTCTCAAGGACAACGACGCCATCGTCAACGAACGCGTGCGCACCGCCGCCAATCCCGCGCTCAACCGCCCCGGCGTACCGGGCCTGCTGGACGCCGTCAACGCCTCGCAGACCAGCAACCACAATGTTAACGCGGTGCTGGTGCGGGTGGCCGAGGGCCGCTCTGCCGCGCTGGTGGGACGGGACATCGGCCGTTGGAAGCATTTGCAGGTCTTCGACCGCGCGCAGATGGACGAGATTCTGGTCGCCAAGCTGATTGCCACCTCTGCCAAGCAGATCGGCATGTTCCTGGTGATCCTGACCATCGTCAGTGCAGCCATCGTGGCTTTCATCATTTACACCATGACCCTGGGCAAGATCAGGGAGATCGCCGTGTTGAAGCTGATCGGCACCCACAATCGCACCATCGCCGGCATGATCCTGCAACAGGCGCTGGGCTTGGGCCTGATCGGTTTCGCCGTGGGCAAGATCGCCGCCACCGTGTGGGGGCCCGCTTTCCCGAAATACGTGCTGCTGCTGCCCGAGGATGCGGTGCGCGGCTTCGTCATCGTGATGGTGGTCTGCACCCTCGCCAGCACGCTGGCGATACGCGCGGCGCTCAAGGTCGATCCGGCCACGGCGATCGGGGGCTGA
- a CDS encoding ABC transporter ATP-binding protein, whose product MDKAIGIHIEGLSKRYGAGDTAVDALKEVNMSVAPGEVVGLIGPSGSGKTTLLKCLGAVIEPTKGRMTLGGEVIYDNAWKIADLRVLRRDRIGFIFQAPYLIPFLDVTDNVALLPMLAGRPNGEARARALELLQALDVAHRAKAETAELSGGEQQRVSIARALANRPPVVLADEPTAPLDSERALAVMRILNQMASQYQTAIIVVTHDEKIIPTFKRIYHIRDGRTFEEAGEGLSLE is encoded by the coding sequence ATGGACAAAGCCATCGGCATCCACATCGAAGGCCTGAGCAAGCGTTACGGCGCGGGCGACACCGCCGTCGATGCGCTCAAGGAAGTGAACATGAGCGTGGCTCCCGGCGAGGTAGTCGGACTCATAGGTCCGAGCGGTTCCGGCAAGACCACCCTGCTCAAATGCCTGGGGGCGGTGATCGAACCGACCAAGGGCCGCATGACCCTGGGCGGCGAAGTGATATACGACAACGCCTGGAAGATTGCCGACCTGCGGGTGCTGCGCCGGGATCGTATCGGCTTCATCTTCCAGGCGCCTTACCTGATCCCCTTTCTCGACGTGACCGACAACGTGGCGCTGTTGCCCATGCTGGCCGGGCGGCCCAACGGGGAAGCCCGCGCCCGTGCGCTGGAACTGCTGCAGGCACTCGATGTGGCGCACCGGGCAAAGGCGGAAACCGCCGAGCTTTCCGGCGGCGAACAGCAGCGGGTGTCCATCGCCCGGGCGCTGGCCAATCGCCCGCCGGTGGTCCTGGCCGACGAACCCACCGCGCCGCTGGACAGCGAGCGGGCGCTGGCGGTGATGCGCATCCTCAACCAGATGGCCAGCCAGTACCAGACCGCCATCATCGTCGTGACCCATGACGAGAAAATCATCCCCACGTTCAAGCGCATTTACCATATCCGCGACGGGCGGACTTTCGAGGAGGCTGGCGAGGGGCTGTCTCTGGAGTAA
- a CDS encoding type IV pilus assembly protein FimV — MNHLDKTISILTLPGLAFLSGRAAAASEYAGLLDDFFHFDASSLIWMLIGGAIVTTGVILRSRGAREADPSMRKPALQMPSEAKPATNGETRGGNNDVARTAQYWLDLDEATTVTVEEMSCIEEEAEVFLMMGRPDMAIKLLRDYLEAEPDCKANAWFKLLDIYHVQELREPFNHLAKEIKTRFNVALPTWEANRAVAQLRYGLEHFPNLLSKISQHWNDPSGLEILHELMRENRQGERMGFHEEAFRDMLLLSDVLEARMAESAAQADSPDD, encoded by the coding sequence ATGAATCACCTAGATAAAACAATTTCCATCCTGACCCTGCCCGGGCTGGCTTTCTTGAGCGGCCGGGCCGCGGCTGCATCGGAATACGCCGGCCTTCTGGATGACTTTTTTCATTTCGACGCCAGCAGTCTGATCTGGATGCTGATCGGGGGGGCGATTGTCACCACGGGGGTTATTCTTCGTTCGCGCGGCGCCCGCGAGGCCGATCCATCGATGCGCAAGCCTGCGCTGCAAATGCCTTCCGAGGCCAAACCGGCGACAAACGGCGAAACGCGTGGTGGCAATAACGATGTGGCACGCACGGCGCAGTATTGGCTGGATCTCGACGAGGCCACCACCGTTACGGTAGAGGAGATGTCGTGCATCGAGGAAGAGGCGGAAGTTTTTCTGATGATGGGCCGCCCAGACATGGCGATCAAGTTGTTGCGCGATTACCTCGAAGCCGAGCCGGACTGCAAGGCCAACGCATGGTTCAAGCTGCTTGATATCTACCACGTCCAGGAATTGCGCGAACCTTTCAACCATCTGGCGAAAGAGATCAAGACGCGCTTCAATGTAGCGCTCCCCACCTGGGAGGCCAATCGTGCCGTTGCGCAATTGCGCTATGGGCTCGAGCATTTCCCCAATTTGCTGTCCAAGATATCGCAGCACTGGAATGACCCGTCGGGGCTGGAAATATTACATGAGCTGATGAGGGAGAATCGTCAGGGCGAACGCATGGGCTTTCATGAGGAGGCCTTCCGGGACATGCTGTTGCTGTCCGATGTGCTCGAGGCGAGGATGGCCGAATCAGCGGCGCAAGCGGACAGTCCGGACGATTGA